One window of Methanogenium organophilum genomic DNA carries:
- a CDS encoding restriction endonuclease, protein MEKAQARGYVFEVIIQRLLERSDYFNVINGEIRGRGAKHQIDAYGIFSYPVPFVHPIRIISEVKCYRKNKVKLNHIRNFVGVLKDISENYFVNPGLGVNSLNRYNDAGCFFSATEFTLDAQTYAWAHNIFLISFNKVPWIENIAAEIDSFVKCYYPSLSNISKNDLVTYAECMLFEEWSEDNSYEEYYPGQKKLRSLIEEVSLNIGILNNAYPVILAGRCGWDKRLNIQDIGDLIYNAEKKTPSFIDNSTFHLMLVNDEVVFSIPSYILDNLNSQMNQSGLNPKEFYIDLPVYSQNKVRRIVRINIDA, encoded by the coding sequence ATGGAAAAAGCACAAGCACGAGGTTATGTGTTTGAGGTAATTATTCAAAGATTGTTGGAACGATCGGATTATTTTAATGTTATCAATGGAGAAATAAGAGGACGTGGAGCAAAACATCAAATTGATGCGTATGGTATATTTTCATATCCAGTTCCATTTGTCCATCCGATAAGGATTATATCTGAAGTAAAGTGTTATAGAAAAAATAAAGTCAAATTAAACCATATTCGCAATTTTGTAGGTGTATTAAAGGATATTTCAGAAAACTATTTCGTCAATCCAGGTTTAGGGGTAAACTCCTTAAATAGGTATAATGATGCTGGATGCTTTTTTAGTGCAACTGAATTCACTTTAGATGCACAGACTTATGCATGGGCACATAATATTTTCCTGATATCATTCAATAAGGTGCCATGGATTGAAAATATCGCAGCAGAAATTGATTCTTTTGTTAAATGTTATTATCCCAGTCTTTCGAATATTTCGAAAAATGATTTGGTTACATATGCAGAATGCATGCTATTCGAAGAATGGAGCGAAGATAATTCATATGAAGAATATTATCCTGGGCAAAAAAAATTACGAAGCCTCATAGAAGAAGTGAGTTTGAATATTGGAATTTTAAATAATGCATATCCGGTAATTCTTGCTGGTAGGTGCGGTTGGGATAAAAGGCTAAATATACAAGATATCGGTGATTTAATATATAATGCCGAGAAAAAAACCCCTTCTTTCATTGATAATTCAACATTTCATTTAATGCTTGTAAATGATGAAGTAGTATTTAGCATTCCAAGTTATATTCTTGATAATCTAAATTCACAAATGAATCAGTCCGGATTAAATCCAAAAGAGTTCTACATTGATTTGCCAGTATATTCTCAAAATAAAGTTCGAAGGATTGTCAGAATAAATATCGATGCATAA
- a CDS encoding uracil-DNA glycosylase family protein: MVFDEHFHAFTKLTKSDACPDTCECKELIDIPTVWVPPPQKHPFAGIIISRDPTTAFIPYYTEAQSKDLSLWREHLFATNAIPQWTFQRISEFNRKYMDGALSEGELETFRKTLCHSVYWTHLHKCCTDKRGEDSLKFKWKNAFCCADRWLKSEIELAGREDVRFIIALGKDVKRWFEKKGDDLPVGQGIRVYHLPHPSRANMGSWNPKDVEVQLALGERIKELVLRCQDIFE; the protein is encoded by the coding sequence ATGGTGTTTGATGAGCATTTTCATGCATTCACGAAATTAACCAAATCGGATGCATGCCCGGATACATGTGAATGCAAAGAGCTCATTGATATTCCCACGGTATGGGTTCCTCCCCCACAAAAGCACCCGTTCGCAGGAATCATCATATCACGGGACCCGACCACCGCATTTATTCCCTATTATACCGAAGCACAATCAAAGGATCTCTCTTTATGGCGGGAACACCTGTTCGCCACGAATGCCATCCCCCAGTGGACTTTTCAGCGAATTAGTGAGTTCAACAGGAAATATATGGATGGTGCACTATCTGAAGGTGAGCTGGAAACATTCAGAAAGACACTCTGTCATTCTGTCTACTGGACGCATCTTCACAAATGTTGCACGGATAAACGAGGAGAGGATTCATTAAAGTTCAAATGGAAAAATGCCTTCTGCTGTGCAGACCGGTGGCTGAAATCCGAGATTGAACTCGCTGGCCGTGAAGATGTCCGGTTTATTATCGCTCTCGGAAAGGATGTTAAAAGGTGGTTTGAGAAGAAGGGGGATGACCTTCCTGTGGGGCAAGGCATTCGGGTGTATCATCTTCCTCATCCCTCCCGTGCCAATATGGGATCCTGGAACCCGAAGGATGTGGAGGTGCAGCTGGCACTGGGGGAGAGGATTAAGGAGCTTGTGTTGCGTTGTCAGGATATTTTTGAATAG
- a CDS encoding NosD domain-containing protein: protein MIKPTKVVATVLMIAYCTLLLVGCVAGDTMQSSPPAQVNLGMISAAGSLQIPSAGDAIPFTAPGIIDSPGQYLLTNNLTNASVDTGLWIQSSDVFLDGGGHILDGVLTQNTTGILAQNRTTGLSNITITNLSVSGWGAGIWITDVEGAALWEVRALGNQGGFGIADSPNATIRDCTVTDNVPLADGGVFFGGNGITVTNSPNTQVLNTNVSHNGWGEELPSVGGTGILSHGNSGLIVSGCTMNGNVNTGLWNENSNDSQVQGNQIHNNEGNGGVFMTGSVLHPAMNGSITANTISGSEWGIWIMRNDYYVADNTVSTCGYGILIDTSQNATLTGNVMHDNDLNFCVDGNQYENYLHQVDTSNTVDGKPVSYLVNVSGAVVDSAINAGTVYGINATDLVIRDLSLEKNENGIFLLSSDGASIQNVIAEQNTNGFVLLGSDDVRIETSAASDNTQNGILIEDSDRVRIVGTDALLNRGPEGAGTGIAAEDCWDLSLQAVNASRNNFAGIDVEESSLVQLVNVTADDNGVVGLILGGNSFTVTGCSVRGNGDVGIGMYDTTNATFWNNYFFNEMNVDLTQGLVTGSFWNVSKTPGPNIVNGPFIGGNYWAKPDGTGWSQITPDRGDGFCNASRVIDTYNTDFLPLTYYVSPDPVANFTAEPVTGTAPLRVGFTDTSTGNITNWSWSFGDGLTSVLQNPEHIYETAGRYSVTLNVTGPTGYNELIRADLITVIPSADDGDDSGLGARSYDDVGALMTTAKGYVVAPVDVEADDAIGKLTVPRGVVALDEDGERLSEVGITAVAAPSPGRRTSYSLAGYAYACEPDGATFSPAIDLIFTFTEGEWAALMATGQPLVVMYYNEESGSYENVVTTVDAAKRTVTAQVTHFSIFALMQQVAPDTGPTVPATTTPVATPTESPVTPVPPLPTTAVPTATQSGMDFPVVGMLLMVAVLAVAGGLFRRR, encoded by the coding sequence ATGATTAAACCGACGAAGGTCGTCGCCACTGTGCTGATGATCGCATATTGTACGCTCCTTCTGGTGGGATGCGTAGCAGGAGACACCATGCAATCATCTCCTCCGGCACAGGTGAATCTCGGCATGATCTCCGCTGCCGGCTCTCTCCAGATACCTTCCGCCGGGGACGCGATCCCGTTCACTGCCCCCGGCATAATCGACAGCCCCGGACAGTATCTGCTCACGAACAACCTCACCAACGCCAGTGTGGATACCGGCCTATGGATACAGTCCTCTGATGTCTTCCTTGACGGCGGGGGGCACATTCTCGATGGGGTATTGACTCAGAACACAACCGGTATCCTGGCGCAGAACCGTACCACGGGACTCAGTAATATCACCATCACCAATCTCTCGGTGAGCGGCTGGGGGGCCGGCATCTGGATAACCGATGTGGAGGGTGCGGCGCTGTGGGAGGTGCGGGCCCTTGGCAATCAGGGCGGCTTTGGCATCGCCGACTCCCCGAATGCCACGATTCGGGACTGCACCGTGACCGATAATGTCCCGCTGGCAGACGGAGGGGTCTTCTTCGGCGGCAACGGCATTACCGTCACGAACTCCCCGAACACACAGGTCCTGAACACGAATGTCAGCCATAACGGATGGGGCGAAGAACTCCCCTCTGTCGGCGGGACCGGCATTCTTTCGCATGGCAACAGCGGGCTCATCGTCTCCGGCTGCACGATGAACGGGAACGTGAACACCGGCCTGTGGAACGAGAATTCGAACGATTCGCAGGTGCAGGGCAACCAGATCCACAATAACGAGGGCAACGGAGGAGTCTTCATGACGGGCTCGGTGCTTCACCCGGCGATGAACGGCAGTATCACGGCGAATACCATATCCGGGAGTGAATGGGGCATATGGATCATGAGAAACGACTACTACGTTGCAGACAACACCGTGAGCACCTGCGGCTATGGCATCCTGATCGATACCAGCCAAAATGCAACACTGACAGGCAACGTGATGCATGACAACGATCTGAATTTCTGCGTCGACGGGAACCAGTACGAGAATTATCTGCATCAGGTCGACACCTCCAATACCGTTGACGGCAAGCCAGTCTCCTACCTCGTCAATGTGTCCGGTGCGGTTGTCGACAGCGCCATTAATGCGGGAACGGTCTATGGGATAAACGCAACGGATCTCGTCATCCGGGACCTTTCCCTGGAGAAAAATGAGAACGGGATATTCCTGCTCTCGTCCGACGGGGCGTCCATCCAGAACGTGATTGCAGAGCAGAACACCAACGGATTTGTTCTTCTGGGGAGTGACGACGTTCGTATTGAAACCTCGGCTGCCAGCGATAACACCCAAAACGGAATCCTGATTGAAGACTCAGACAGGGTGCGGATTGTCGGAACGGACGCTCTCCTGAACAGGGGGCCGGAGGGTGCCGGGACGGGAATCGCCGCTGAAGACTGCTGGGACCTGTCACTTCAGGCGGTGAACGCCAGCAGGAACAATTTTGCCGGTATCGATGTGGAAGAGAGCAGTCTGGTACAGCTGGTCAATGTGACGGCGGATGACAACGGCGTCGTCGGACTGATCCTCGGGGGCAATTCTTTTACAGTCACCGGGTGCTCTGTCCGGGGGAACGGGGATGTCGGAATCGGAATGTACGATACCACCAACGCAACATTCTGGAACAACTACTTCTTCAACGAGATGAATGTCGACCTCACCCAGGGCCTGGTCACCGGTTCATTCTGGAATGTATCCAAGACTCCCGGCCCGAATATTGTAAACGGCCCCTTCATCGGCGGCAATTACTGGGCGAAACCGGACGGCACCGGCTGGTCGCAAATCACTCCGGACCGCGGCGACGGGTTCTGCAACGCGTCGCGTGTCATTGACACATACAACACGGATTTCCTTCCGCTCACCTATTATGTCAGCCCCGACCCGGTGGCCAATTTCACTGCCGAACCCGTCACCGGGACTGCTCCTCTGCGTGTCGGGTTCACTGACACGTCGACCGGGAACATCACGAACTGGTCCTGGTCCTTCGGGGACGGGCTGACCTCCGTTCTGCAGAACCCGGAGCATATCTATGAAACGGCGGGCCGCTATTCGGTAACCCTGAACGTAACGGGCCCCACCGGCTATAACGAGCTGATCCGTGCAGACCTGATCACGGTGATACCATCCGCCGATGACGGGGACGACAGTGGGTTGGGGGCAAGGTCATACGATGATGTCGGCGCCCTTATGACCACCGCAAAGGGGTATGTCGTTGCACCGGTTGATGTTGAGGCCGACGATGCCATCGGCAAACTGACGGTCCCGCGAGGTGTGGTGGCACTCGACGAAGACGGGGAGCGCCTCAGTGAAGTGGGCATCACCGCAGTCGCTGCGCCATCCCCCGGAAGGAGGACCAGCTACTCTCTCGCCGGATACGCCTATGCGTGCGAACCCGATGGTGCGACGTTCTCGCCTGCCATTGATCTAATCTTCACCTTTACCGAAGGGGAATGGGCCGCCCTCATGGCAACCGGCCAGCCGCTGGTGGTGATGTACTATAATGAGGAGAGCGGGTCCTATGAGAATGTCGTGACTACGGTCGACGCTGCGAAACGGACGGTAACGGCCCAGGTGACCCACTTCAGTATCTTTGCGCTGATGCAGCAGGTGGCGCCGGATACCGGCCCCACTGTCCCTGCCACCACTACGCCGGTGGCCACGCCAACCGAGTCTCCTGTCACCCCGGTCCCCCCTCTGCCGACCACGGCGGTGCCGACAGCCACGCAGTCAGGAATGGATTTCCCGGTTGTGGGTATGCTTCTCATGGTTGCGGTGCTCGCGGTTGCCGGTGGCCTCTTCCGCCGGAGATGA
- a CDS encoding ORC1-type DNA replication protein translates to MQQNILMSDETLFRDCSIFDGEHTPEQFRFRDTQLSRIAENIRPAFHGARPLNMILRGPPGTGKTTSVKQVFGEIEGTTRKIIPVLVNCRRNQTEYRVFRRIYEAVFHQKPPVSGVCVQSLTETLCGELSARGAVLLICLDDANFIFHDNLLEKVLGTLLRLYEEYPGIRTGIIVTVSNIDIPVAGLLSPSVVSVFQPNEIYFPPYGEGEVRAILRDRVRAGLYPDVVSPEILDSIVTETMRCSDLRMGIALANRSVLRAESAGRRSVSAADVVASVQEAENQHLKSIVRTLREDERNMLGAIGTLYQQTGEEMISGDLYRALQPQVPMCYTLFFERLEKFRNLGLIKTYRPPKRGNTRRIVLQYGSGRVRDVCSAR, encoded by the coding sequence ATGCAACAGAATATTTTGATGTCCGATGAAACGCTCTTCAGGGACTGCAGCATCTTTGACGGTGAACACACACCGGAACAGTTCCGGTTCCGCGACACCCAGCTCTCCCGGATTGCAGAAAATATCCGGCCCGCCTTCCACGGAGCCCGCCCCCTCAATATGATCCTCAGGGGACCGCCGGGTACGGGGAAGACCACGTCTGTGAAACAGGTTTTTGGAGAGATTGAGGGGACAACCCGGAAAATAATCCCGGTGCTTGTCAACTGCCGGAGGAACCAGACCGAATACCGGGTCTTTCGCAGGATATACGAGGCGGTATTCCACCAGAAACCCCCGGTATCCGGTGTCTGTGTCCAGAGTCTCACGGAAACCCTCTGCGGGGAACTCTCTGCGAGAGGCGCCGTCCTCCTCATCTGCCTGGACGATGCGAACTTCATCTTCCATGACAACCTGCTCGAGAAGGTGCTTGGCACCCTGCTTCGGCTCTATGAGGAGTATCCCGGCATCCGGACAGGCATCATCGTGACCGTGAGCAATATCGACATCCCTGTTGCCGGTCTCCTCAGTCCATCGGTGGTCTCGGTCTTCCAGCCGAACGAAATATACTTCCCGCCCTATGGGGAGGGGGAGGTGCGGGCCATCCTCCGTGACCGGGTCCGGGCGGGCCTCTACCCGGATGTGGTGTCCCCGGAGATCCTGGACAGTATCGTTACGGAAACGATGCGGTGCAGCGACCTGCGGATGGGCATCGCTCTTGCGAACCGCTCGGTATTGCGGGCTGAATCCGCCGGACGCCGTTCGGTCAGTGCGGCTGATGTCGTCGCATCCGTTCAGGAGGCAGAGAACCAGCACCTCAAATCCATTGTCCGGACACTCAGGGAGGACGAACGGAACATGCTGGGCGCCATTGGCACGCTATACCAGCAGACAGGGGAGGAGATGATCTCAGGCGACCTCTACCGGGCACTGCAACCGCAGGTACCGATGTGCTATACCCTCTTCTTTGAACGGCTGGAGAAGTTCCGCAACCTGGGGCTCATTAAGACATACCGGCCCCCGAAGCGGGGAAATACCCGCAGGATTGTGCTGCAGTACGGCAGCGGGAGGGTCAGGGACGTGTGCAGTGCCCGGTAA
- a CDS encoding type II toxin-antitoxin system HicA family toxin has protein sequence MVTRGSHQQYKHPAKPGRITIAGHPADVLAPGTLNSILKQAGLKGENG, from the coding sequence GTGGTTACCAGGGGTAGTCACCAGCAGTATAAACACCCGGCAAAGCCTGGCAGAATCACCATTGCCGGACACCCGGCAGATGTTCTTGCACCGGGAACATTGAACAGTATACTAAAACAGGCAGGTCTTAAAGGAGAGAATGGATAA
- a CDS encoding type II toxin-antitoxin system HicB family antitoxin, giving the protein MNRFLVIVEKTDGNYSAYSPDLPGCVATGATREEAEERMHEAIELHIEGLREDGFPVPMSRSSAIYIAVR; this is encoded by the coding sequence ATGAATCGATTTCTGGTTATTGTTGAAAAGACTGACGGCAACTATTCTGCATACTCCCCTGATCTTCCAGGATGTGTGGCTACCGGAGCGACCCGCGAGGAGGCAGAAGAGCGAATGCACGAAGCCATTGAACTCCATATCGAAGGTCTGAGAGAGGATGGATTTCCGGTACCCATGTCACGATCTTCAGCCATTTATATAGCGGTCCGCTAG
- a CDS encoding type II toxin-antitoxin system HicA family toxin: MQKSIPGSTITVPVPNHNEIRSGTLQSIIRQSGIQRTEFE; this comes from the coding sequence ATGCAGAAAAGCATTCCTGGTTCAACAATTACCGTTCCTGTTCCAAACCATAATGAAATTCGTAGTGGTACACTGCAATCAATCATAAGACAGTCCGGAATTCAAAGGACTGAATTTGAGTGA
- a CDS encoding type II toxin-antitoxin system HicB family antitoxin: protein MQKQLTAIIEKEDDGYVSFCPEYDIASQGSTVEEARKNLHEALQLFFETASPQEIQSRFHGEIYITRMDVAIG, encoded by the coding sequence ATGCAAAAACAGCTGACGGCTATTATTGAAAAGGAAGACGATGGCTATGTTTCATTCTGCCCTGAATACGACATTGCAAGCCAGGGCAGTACAGTAGAAGAAGCCCGTAAAAACCTTCATGAAGCTTTACAGCTCTTTTTTGAAACCGCATCCCCGCAGGAGATACAGTCACGGTTCCACGGAGAGATTTATATCACACGGATGGATGTGGCTATTGGCTAA
- a CDS encoding nucleotidyltransferase domain-containing protein yields MSFGDSRIGEIKQDLTDSDKERIISQITTYLSGVDDLLLGYLYGSFPVRNDFHDIDIGLLVSGEREPYESFRYAMDIASGLEQSITPRFEVDCRILNGAPVLFQYEVVKTGMAVFVRDENIRIDFEAGVMSGYLDQKPLFDRMDKMLLAPVRE; encoded by the coding sequence ATGTCTTTTGGAGATTCCCGGATCGGGGAAATAAAACAGGATCTGACCGATTCGGATAAAGAACGGATCATCAGTCAGATCACGACATATCTCTCCGGCGTAGATGATCTGTTGCTTGGATATCTCTACGGTTCGTTCCCTGTTCGGAATGATTTTCATGACATTGACATCGGATTGCTTGTCTCCGGAGAGAGGGAACCCTATGAATCCTTCCGGTATGCCATGGACATCGCATCCGGCCTTGAGCAATCCATTACACCGAGATTCGAGGTCGATTGCCGGATACTCAATGGTGCACCTGTTCTGTTTCAGTATGAAGTGGTGAAAACAGGCATGGCGGTTTTTGTCCGTGACGAGAACATCCGGATTGACTTTGAAGCTGGCGTGATGTCAGGATACCTTGATCAAAAACCCCTCTTTGACAGGATGGACAAAATGCTTCTCGCACCGGTGAGAGAATGA
- the hepT gene encoding type VII toxin-antitoxin system HepT family RNase toxin has translation MRVLHHMQELQDAANDWKRYQSIPREDFFSSRDTRNMVFHAMMVAIQSAIDVATDIIAEERLQKPATYRETFEILGKNGILPDPLARELSALAGFRNVLVHIYWDLDLEQIYAILQRDLVFVEDFAEVIRKHLS, from the coding sequence ATGAGAGTTCTTCATCATATGCAGGAGTTGCAGGATGCAGCGAATGACTGGAAGCGGTATCAATCCATCCCACGGGAAGACTTTTTTTCCAGTCGCGATACCCGAAATATGGTCTTTCATGCAATGATGGTTGCAATTCAGTCGGCAATTGATGTGGCAACCGACATTATTGCAGAGGAGCGGCTTCAAAAGCCTGCAACATACCGGGAGACGTTTGAGATCCTTGGCAAAAACGGGATTCTCCCCGACCCCCTCGCAAGAGAATTATCAGCTTTGGCCGGGTTTCGCAATGTTCTGGTCCATATATACTGGGATTTGGATTTAGAACAGATTTATGCGATTCTGCAGCGGGATCTGGTTTTCGTTGAAGATTTTGCTGAAGTAATACGGAAGCACCTCTCGTAG
- a CDS encoding NosD domain-containing protein — MTNRHPHSRGALLTLPGIILILCICTPAMAATITVGPDGDYTGIQAAIDNATAGDTILVTAGTYAEAIDVNKTLTIRGVNGTPAVGKADAYASVRITADDIILENFRITTGKRWDVWVGGNNLSLYTLNMTGHDPAYTGDPVILAGDVAGLLVDGCTLETSGAMGILTNDVPECVLRDSAVIVRNDEEREAGIGFWAKYNETSSFGPQITNTTFIGGSIRILCMGSYVHGITVADNTVRNSECEGILVIGHVKDELPYPTTNVTIVGNHVSGSESLNANIMIEYCADGRFEDNLVEDSYEGADGIYLQYLDNFLIQGNTVQNATVDATKGMCAVNLEVVTNSVISGNTVTNVDPYGFWYAPGPNFLPNLTFDTTNTADGRPVRYYEAANGVSLNGEEIAMLLALSSSDIQVTDCTIANAGLGAGIYGCSDLTITGNTFRETNNGMMLIDSSDSVIRENTFNESFFAMGVGDNDNTLITQNTFSGYMDSGMVIHCGDPDGVTISENLFEGSMIGSDQGVAGMDATAYGIDLVNNTFTGNSRGILLGLSSGLTFRDNCILDNRVGVNLLGACNNVFLNNTIINTEDNFVGIILNNAEAPGSGPCSDNLFSNNYIESDVPLYAFYLTGSQAEEPYEFGPLWGPEIVPPALAEPEAKFHNDWNVTKTAGTNIVGGPFLGGNYWATPNGTGWSQVTPDRGDGFCTEPFAYNENNTDYLPLHLYVDPTPVANFTFSPATGDLPLTVTFTDTSTGNITNWSWSFGDGATSELQHPEHIYETAGLYSVTLNVTGPAGESELTRPDAISVHPYGDGDDDSRSAPAVATGTGSLYTNSRGLVLQELMVFAGDSTGELTVPSGSVALDGEGDPLTGVTIAPSELPSDGAGGQFAFAGYAYTCSPDGATFSPAADLVFTFTEAQWADLMADGRPLVVTYYNEETGVYEALLTTVDAATRTVTAEVTHFSSFILMYRSAVVEDTPVATSAPTAVSPTTVSPTATVQETPETPATSEMTPTPGEATPFPVTGALGALLVFAVCACAGRRR; from the coding sequence ATGACAAACAGGCATCCGCACAGCAGGGGCGCCCTGCTTACTCTCCCGGGAATTATCCTTATTCTCTGCATCTGTACTCCGGCGATGGCCGCGACGATCACCGTCGGTCCGGACGGTGATTATACGGGCATTCAGGCGGCAATCGACAACGCCACCGCAGGTGACACCATCCTCGTCACTGCCGGTACGTATGCCGAGGCAATCGACGTGAATAAGACCCTCACGATACGGGGGGTGAACGGGACCCCTGCGGTAGGAAAGGCGGATGCATATGCATCGGTCCGGATAACGGCGGATGACATCATTCTTGAGAACTTCCGGATAACCACCGGTAAACGGTGGGATGTGTGGGTCGGCGGGAACAACCTCTCCCTGTACACCCTGAATATGACCGGCCATGACCCGGCGTACACGGGCGACCCGGTCATCCTCGCCGGGGATGTTGCCGGGCTCCTCGTTGACGGGTGCACCCTTGAAACGAGTGGTGCGATGGGGATCCTGACGAACGATGTCCCTGAATGTGTCCTCCGTGACTCAGCTGTCATCGTGCGAAACGATGAAGAAAGAGAAGCCGGAATTGGATTTTGGGCCAAGTATAACGAGACCTCTTCTTTCGGGCCTCAGATTACCAATACCACATTCATTGGCGGGTCGATCAGGATTTTATGTATGGGGTCATATGTTCACGGCATTACGGTTGCGGACAATACGGTCCGGAATAGCGAGTGTGAAGGGATTCTCGTGATCGGTCACGTAAAAGACGAACTGCCCTATCCGACAACGAACGTGACCATTGTGGGGAACCATGTGAGCGGCTCAGAATCTCTCAATGCCAATATCATGATCGAATACTGTGCAGACGGGCGTTTCGAGGATAATCTGGTTGAAGACTCGTATGAGGGTGCCGATGGGATATATCTGCAGTATCTGGACAATTTCCTGATACAGGGGAACACAGTGCAGAACGCCACGGTTGATGCAACGAAAGGGATGTGTGCAGTGAACCTGGAGGTGGTCACAAACTCCGTTATCTCCGGCAACACTGTCACAAATGTGGACCCGTATGGCTTCTGGTATGCGCCGGGACCAAATTTCCTCCCGAACCTGACCTTCGACACCACCAATACCGCTGACGGCCGGCCGGTGCGGTATTATGAAGCAGCGAACGGTGTCTCCCTGAATGGTGAGGAGATTGCGATGCTCCTCGCGCTCAGTTCATCGGATATCCAGGTCACGGACTGCACCATCGCAAATGCCGGACTCGGGGCCGGTATCTATGGGTGCAGTGACCTCACCATCACGGGCAATACCTTCCGGGAGACGAACAACGGCATGATGCTCATCGACTCGTCTGATTCGGTCATCCGGGAGAATACCTTCAACGAGTCGTTCTTTGCGATGGGGGTCGGTGACAACGATAACACGCTCATCACCCAGAACACCTTCTCCGGCTATATGGACAGCGGCATGGTGATTCATTGCGGGGACCCGGATGGGGTCACGATCTCTGAGAACCTCTTTGAAGGCTCCATGATTGGGAGCGATCAGGGTGTGGCGGGAATGGACGCGACCGCGTATGGCATTGATCTCGTGAATAATACCTTTACGGGCAACAGCCGGGGGATTCTTCTCGGCCTCTCCAGCGGACTGACGTTCCGGGACAACTGCATCCTGGATAACAGGGTGGGGGTGAATCTGCTGGGCGCCTGCAATAACGTCTTCCTGAATAATACGATCATCAATACGGAGGATAATTTTGTCGGCATTATCCTGAACAATGCCGAGGCGCCCGGCAGTGGCCCCTGCTCGGACAATCTCTTCTCGAACAACTACATTGAAAGCGATGTGCCCCTGTATGCCTTCTACCTCACGGGATCGCAGGCAGAGGAGCCCTATGAATTCGGGCCGCTCTGGGGGCCGGAGATTGTTCCTCCTGCCCTTGCAGAACCGGAGGCCAAATTCCATAACGACTGGAACGTGACCAAAACGGCCGGGACGAATATCGTCGGCGGCCCGTTCCTGGGCGGCAACTACTGGGCGACACCAAACGGGACCGGCTGGTCACAGGTGACGCCCGACCGGGGCGACGGGTTCTGCACCGAACCGTTTGCGTATAATGAAAACAACACCGATTATCTGCCGCTGCACCTCTATGTTGATCCGACACCGGTGGCGAATTTCACCTTCTCCCCTGCGACGGGAGATCTCCCCCTGACGGTCACGTTTACCGATACCTCGACCGGGAATATCACGAACTGGTCCTGGTCATTCGGGGACGGGGCGACCTCTGAGCTGCAGCACCCGGAGCATATCTATGAAACGGCGGGCCTCTATTCGGTGACGCTGAATGTGACAGGCCCTGCGGGAGAGAGTGAGCTGACGCGTCCGGATGCGATCTCTGTCCATCCGTATGGGGACGGGGACGATGACAGCAGGTCTGCCCCGGCGGTGGCGACCGGTACCGGTTCGCTGTATACGAACAGCCGGGGGCTGGTGTTGCAGGAGCTCATGGTCTTTGCAGGGGACAGTACGGGTGAGCTGACGGTCCCGTCCGGGTCTGTCGCGCTCGATGGTGAGGGAGACCCGCTTACGGGTGTGACGATTGCACCCTCCGAACTTCCGTCTGACGGTGCGGGCGGCCAGTTTGCGTTTGCGGGGTATGCCTATACCTGCAGCCCGGACGGGGCGACCTTCTCGCCTGCAGCTGATCTGGTCTTTACCTTCACGGAGGCCCAGTGGGCGGATCTGATGGCAGACGGCCGGCCCCTCGTGGTGACGTACTATAATGAAGAGACCGGTGTGTATGAGGCGCTCCTGACGACGGTCGATGCGGCGACCCGCACGGTGACGGCAGAGGTGACGCATTTCAGTTCCTTTATCCTGATGTACCGGTCAGCGGTAGTTGAGGATACGCCGGTTGCGACGTCTGCACCGACGGCGGTCTCCCCGACCACAGTTTCCCCGACCGCGACCGTTCAGGAGACACCGGAGACACCGGCAACATCAGAAATGACCCCCACTCCCGGCGAGGCCACGCCCTTCCCGGTGACGGGGGCTCTTGGTGCACTGCTGGTCTTTGCGGTATGTGCCTGTGCCGGCAGACGGCGGTAA